The following DNA comes from Populus trichocarpa isolate Nisqually-1 chromosome 19, P.trichocarpa_v4.1, whole genome shotgun sequence.
atactaaatagaaatttatcattttttatgaccagtatgttatatatatatatatatatatatatatatatatatatatatatatatttcaaacaaattcCAAACCTGCATTTTTGTGAAAGAAATCAGATTTTTGGGAACATTTGTTTGTAGTATATGTTggattaatcaatattttattgattgatttattaatcAGATATTTTAATCTTGAATACTTTCATGCTaagattatataaattatataaatgtaataagaatatatatatatatatatatatatatatatatatatatatatcaaaatatagaTTGATATTTGAATAcatcaaatatatatcaaaatatctcACTATATCAATATTTATCAGACTTATAAAGTGaattaaaaacacatatatATGTGCAAGCGTACACACATATACACtcatataaactaaattaataattcaCTGTAAATATTTATCAcaactttaaaacaaaattgtttagGTGTGCCAAAGAGTAAAATATTAGTACCTGCAGAATAatcagtatttttttgtttaattattgccaaattattattattattattattattattattattattattattattattattattattattattattattatatgaaaattcattatttaaaaaaaatgtgatacttaccatgatattaatttttaataactatctaattaattattccatactaaatagaaatttatcattttttatgaccagtatgttatatatatatatatatatatatatatatatatatatatatatatatatatttcaaacaaattcCAAACCTGCATTTTTGTGAAAGAAATCAGATTTTTGGGAACATTTGTTTGTAGTATATGTTggattaatcaatattttattgattgatttattaatcAGATATTTTAATCTTGAATACTTTCATGCTaagattatataaattatataaatgtaataagaatatatatatatatatatatatatatatatcaaaatatagaTTGATATTTGAATAcatcaaatatatatcaaaatatctcACTATATCAATATTTATCAGACTTATAAAGTGaattaaaaacacatatatATGTGCAAGCGTACACACATATACACtcatataaactaaattaataattcaCTGTAAATATTTATCAcaactttaaaacaaaattgtgagtaatttttccctttttttataagCAAAGAATATTAATACTTTAACACTAACTATAAtctaaaacatgtggggaaagtactAAATTGTAAgtattttttccctcttttatAAGCAAAGTATATATCAAAGAATCTCATTATATCAATGTATTTCGGACTTGAAAAAGTTAATCCAACATGTGAGGAAAGTTAATCAAACACATTTGTGGGAAAAGTACTCTAATAATATTACTTTCCCCGCATGTTTTGGTGTggctttaaaaaatacatttgtttttgttttttttatatatattttttaattaatattttgttttttttttaattttattcttttaatattatatttttttattgggttatttttttttaagacacgGATCACGAGTTTAGCGGATTAACCTAATTGATTAGggttttattcttctttatttaccttttttttaattttatcatttaatattggtgtaattgagaattaagcttcatgatttattttatttgctttctattaggttaatCAGTCATTACTTGAAAATAGTGTTTAatggctttataatttgtttttatttgttttctatgaagttatcataatctcataactcaagtcacagatttgacatgttaatccaagttgactcaaattaatttattatgttgttatcttaatttaaaaaaaaagatgttatcttaaaattatttttgtcaaattatatttttattggtcgtCTGGGTTACTTTTGGACCTTTAAAACCAACCAGGTTATATCAAGTCAATATCCAtacagtttaaattttttttcctctaaaaaatatgttagtaatatttaaatattttttttatattcaagaaaaacttGACCCGAGGGTCAATAATTTAACACAAACAgtaaactaaaacaatatttcaCTATACATGTACTAttcataaaatactatttagaGAATCAAACTAAAACATTCGAtaacaaattgttttaaaattatgaaggAAATTGAATAGCAGAAAAGTACTGGTTTTGCTTGCAAATATATACTTGAGTGAAGGATATGATATCATTAAATGAAAGTACAAATTAATCATTGCACATTGCCATGCCATGAAGATTGAACCATTACAGAAAGCAAGAGACAAGCTTATCATATTATTGCATATTATCAGAAATGGCGATGAAATTAGACTACAAACTTACAAAGTTCCAACCCCATTTAGACCAAACCAAAAACATTCTTACCCCGTCATAACAAGAGTTATGGCTTATCAACAACAGAcctgaaaaaaatttactaatAGACCAATTCAAAAGTggccaaaaaaaagaaaaacttcccTTTATTCCTCGCCATCCTCTCCTGCAAAACTCAGAGCCTGACAAACAGAGTCCCCTGCTTCAGCCTCCTCGATGCAAAAGAATGGTTTCTTCCCAACCAAATCAGCCACTCTTTTCGCAGCCCCTGAATCCCTTGGAGTCTCAGCAACACACCTGACAGTCCTAATCTTTGGCAACACATCAGCCACTGTAGAAACTGTCGGCGGAGATTCGCCTTCATCATCACCCTTATACACCACTACTTCAATTGGAATCTCCCACTTCTTCTTCACTCTACCACTGTCCATTCTCTGACACGCCCCATTTCCTCGCGAAGCCCTCCTCTTATTGGCATCTTCCTTCTCATTATCCGGCAAAGACCTCTTTCGAGCCTCGCTAGCACTTAGATTCCCATTAGACTGATTTGTTCCAATCTGACTATACCTACTAGCCACCACCCGCCCGGGCTTCAAGGGTTTCTTATTAGTAACAGATTTTTCTCCATCTTTGAATAGATTCTTCGGCTGAATTGAAGCAATAATCCCATCTTCTTTCTTCACTGATCTTCTAGACCCCACAGTAGTAACAGCCTGTTTAGGAAATTGAATCTTGGACACATTTTTTCGCGATCTTGGACTAACACTCAAgctttttcctctctctttagTTGCCTTTAATTCATCAATCTCTTCAAGCTTCCAAAAACAAGATTTCCGCCGATTCTGAATCGAAACAGGAGTGTTCATGTCTTGTTTCCCACAGAATAACCTTGATTTGGATCCGGATAAAATCTCACTTGGCCCTAAACTGACTCCTCTTCTATTAATCTTCGATTTAGAACTTGGGATCAACGGTTCCTCAATCTTGACACTCTGTTTCTGATCCATAAATTTTGCAGCCACAATTCTCCCTCTCTTCTCAATAGTCTTTGATATATTCCTCTCTACCTTTTCAAGCCTAAGTGCTTCGAGTCTTGAAGACAAACGCTTAATCTCTCTCTCAATCTCTTCAATCTCCATATCAATCTTTTTCTCATCACGATTCTTGATCTCTTCATTCTTTGCCACCATCTTAGAAACCCCAATCTTCAAAGAACTACTCCCGAGTGAGTTAACTAGATTGGTATTTGATTGAAGTGGCTTGGTGGGGTTTGAAGAATTGACAAAAACAGGAGATGATTTTTCACAAACTGGGCTAAGATTCTCTTTACTTCCATTGGATTCAAGACTTTGAGTCCACCAAGAAGACTTAAGATTCAAAGAATCCTCTGATTCTCCATTATCAAACGCTGCATTGTTCCATATTTGAACTTCTGGGGCATCAACCCCATCTGGGTATTGAAGAAGACTACTCATCTTTCTTGTTGCACTATCAAAATGGGgggttttctttgttctttttacaaatcaagattTGACCTTTTTCAAAGGAATCTGTGaatttttgagagagagagagagagaaaaggtgaGGATTATTTGAGTTTAATGAGGGATTTTTGGGGGggttttgtgttgttttaaagattttttgacCGTTGGAGAAAAAGTATACGTTGGAGCCTCATGGTGGAATACTGACAGTTCCATAAACGGCTTATATTAGACGCTCCCATTTTGATTTAAAGGgttatttgtcaaaaaaaaaaaaaaaaaaaaggaaaattttgtGCGGGATGGGAACTTGATGCGTTGTTTGTTTCCTGTTTGATGAGTAAGAAAGAGCATATTTGAATAGTGTTAAGGGTTGTTTGGGagtaaattttgttaaaattttaaaaaaaattctttattttttttaatgtttttaaattattttgatatattgatgttaaaattaaattttaaaaatttaaaaatatttttttaatatattttttaaaaaaaatattttgaaaagtaactactattacacttttaaatattttctaaacctcatcaatcaatctaataatctaatatattattttttattgatatgttatttaatttagactatgtataaaaaattagatgagaattaatttgatcccgattaaaatctagtttaattttaaaaaaaaattcaaaatgatataaatttgaatttttattaaaaaaataaaaattaatttattttaattaattcagatCAAATCTAATTAATCCACATAATcatgttatattatataatCATAATCAGGATCAAAcaagatttaataactttgatttgaATAGGAAATGGCCGATGATTACTACTACGAAATTGGGCCGCCCTCCCATAGCCGATGAT
Coding sequences within:
- the LOC7458860 gene encoding uncharacterized protein LOC7458860, yielding MSSLLQYPDGVDAPEVQIWNNAAFDNGESEDSLNLKSSWWTQSLESNGSKENLSPVCEKSSPVFVNSSNPTKPLQSNTNLVNSLGSSSLKIGVSKMVAKNEEIKNRDEKKIDMEIEEIEREIKRLSSRLEALRLEKVERNISKTIEKRGRIVAAKFMDQKQSVKIEEPLIPSSKSKINRRGVSLGPSEILSGSKSRLFCGKQDMNTPVSIQNRRKSCFWKLEEIDELKATKERGKSLSVSPRSRKNVSKIQFPKQAVTTVGSRRSVKKEDGIIASIQPKNLFKDGEKSVTNKKPLKPGRVVASRYSQIGTNQSNGNLSASEARKRSLPDNEKEDANKRRASRGNGACQRMDSGRVKKKWEIPIEVVVYKGDDEGESPPTVSTVADVLPKIRTVRCVAETPRDSGAAKRVADLVGKKPFFCIEEAEAGDSVCQALSFAGEDGEE